From the genome of Mucilaginibacter robiniae:
GCGTTTGAGCATTAACGCTTAAACAATTGAATACCCCGACTATCAGGATAAACAGTAATCGTAACTTCTTTTTCATGGGGTCAGCGCTTTGCGTTTGTTCAAAATATCCTTCATAATTTCATCATCTGTCTTAGAGGTAGTTCCATTGAAGTAGGTACTGCCTTTGGTATTTTTATTCTTCATTTTCTCCTGATAAGCCAACATCATTTGTGCGGACGAAAGCTTGTACTTCCAGTTCCCGCTGATTTTTCGGTATTCTAACAGGATACGATGGTAAAGTAAAATGCGCTGGCCCCGGTCAAGATCGACCTTCCTTGCATTATCAAACCGTTCCTTCAAGCTGTTCATTTCAGTTAAATACCAGTTATAAGCTCCGCTTTCTCCCATGTAGTTGATAACATTGGCAGAAACGTTCTTAAAAGCGTTAGCCTCTATGTTATCCAAGGGGGCAAGCTCTTTTTTATAGTACAAATTATATAGTGGGTCTAAGCCGGAAACGGCACCAGAGTAATTAGCTAATTCTGTAATTGCGGTATTTCGTAAAGTATCCGCTTCCTTTTTGTAATAATTTGAAGTAACCTGCATAGCTGCTGCTAAGGCAAGTCGCTGTGTTTGCTCCCCACCTGCCCGAAGTGGCCGTAAATCCGGCCCATTTTTATAATCAGGCATCAATAACCAGGTTAGAGCATAGGCATAGTAGGAGCCGGGATTGTACCATTTAAATTCAGGTTTGAATTTATTTTTATCCCATTGCTTATATACCATTCGTTCTTCTTGGTATATATTAGCTTCATCCCTTATAACCATTTGGCCGAAGCCTGTTAAACTAAATGTGATAAGGAGAATTAATATCGTTAGCGTTTTCATAGGCAATTATTTTAGCATACGTCTTTTTCTTAAAATATCATCGACAATTGAGAAGTCTTTCTCGAGGTACTGGCTGTAGGGGTTTATGCTTTTTATTACGCCTCTCATTTTTGCCCAATACATGTTTTGCCTTATGGTGTACATCAGGGCATTCATTATTTGAAGTTCCGTAATAACCTTTCGCATAAGTTCATCCCGAACGTTATAATTCATCAGGACGTTTTCTTTTTGCTGTAGGACTATGTTTGATACATCCGCTACCACCTTTAACCCCCTGGTCTTCATTTGTTGGGTAGCATCTTCTGCAAATAGCAGCAATTCGGGATTTCCTTTTGCCAACTCCATAGCATCACTGCTATACCTGAAAATATCATTAATCAGATATCCCATTTGCTTTACCTGTATAGCATCTTTGAAAGCTTCATTGATCTCTGTTAATGAACGATGTATCATTGTTTGAACTAAGGTGACACTGGTAAGATTAACAGCGATATCATCCGTATTCTTCCTTATTTGTTCAAGCGAAGCCTGGTAAGCCAACTCTGCGGAAAGACGAGTAGCGCCATTGGAATTAACAATGGCTAAATGGCCGGGGTCAAACACCACTCTTTGAGCGTAGCCCTGCTTAAATACAAGAAAAAGGACTATGAGGGTAAATAGCTGCTTCATTGTTTGAGAATTTTTGCGTTATTCATTATTTGGTCAACTACGCCCATTTCCCTATTTATATAATCTGAAAACGGGTCATTTCCCCGGCTCTTTAATACGGCAGCTTGTAATGATCTTGCTACCCCTCCTGACAAATAGGAAATAGTTTTTAATTCGTCTATGATGAAACCAAAAAGGATTCTTCTGTCACTTACCTTCATTTGATTTACGTCACCAATAACAGCACATAGTCCAATCAAGTAATTGACAAGTGAATTAGCGCGTTGCACAAATATTATCTCACTGTCCATTGCAACAGGCAATAGTACTGGGTCGCTTTGTGCATAAGTGACGATTTGTTGCTGCTCTTTAATGATCTCCCTTACCAGAGGGGTTGCGCTTATGCCTATATTGGCTGCATCAAATACAATACTCATTTTGGCAAACCTTTCCTGAAGGGTTCTGTACTTTGTTTTGACCTGCTGCATTAATCCCCTGTTACTTTCCTCCATAGCCGTAGAATTGCGCTGCTCATTTTTTACATCAATTTGGCGTTTGTTTTCAGATTTGCTGTTATCTACTAATTGATGAAGTAGGGGCACGTTTAATTGCGCCTTAACCTGTAGGGTAAATGCCGCTACAAGCAAGCTTAATAGGTATCTTTTCATAGCGCATTACTTTAAATATTTACGTTTTCGGAGAATATCATTCATAATCTGCTCGTCCATATTGACATATCCTTGGAATGGATTTAATGAACGCAAAACCCCTCTCATTTGAGCATAGTACATAGCGCGGTACATTCCGTAGGTTAATGATCTTAGGATTAGCATTTCTGTAAGTACCTTATGTATCAGTTTTGCTCTTTCTCCGCTGTCCATAAGATTATCACCACCGCCTTTAAGTGCAAAGGAACTTACCTCTAATGCTAACTTCGTGGCTCTTGTGTAGAAGTAGTTAGCCTGATCTTGGGCAAATACTAATAAAATAGGGTTTTTAGCAGCAACAGCAAGCCCCTTATTTATGTCATCAGTCATACCAATGGTAATTCTTGATATCTCCTGAACATCAGCAAGGTTGGTAAGTATTGAAGATACCTGCGATAACCCTTTGTAAATTTTCGCTTGCATATCATTTACTATACCTAACTGGCCTGTTACGGCCAACTGGCCCCGTTCTACCAATGTTAATTTATCCTTTGTAGCATTCAATTGAGAATTGATAATAGCTGAATGTGCCGCCTGGGTAGCGGATACGGCAGGGTCAATATATAACACTTGCGCTTCGGCCTTCCGCATTAACATAATGCCAAAGCCAAACAGTAATAAAAGTCTAATTTTCATAATGGTGAGATTAACCGACTAATAATAATTCCCGTTGGACTTCTTCATCAGCATAAAGAGGTTTGCGTTTGCTGTTGACTTCCTTGAAAAACTGGGGCAGCTTTAGACCTGATCGCTTTAGGTCAATCACAAAGCGTTCAATGCCTTGTACATAGCTGCCGTAGTAGTGACTGTAACATTCCACTGCGGTTTTTTCGGGCTTTTCAGTGGTATAAATTAAGTATTGTTCAAGCGCTACCTCTACTCCGTAAACTTCCCCCGTAGCCCCACGTCGAATGTAAACCTCTTTAAAACGGCCTCGGTTCTCATGGTTATCCAGTTGGTTAATAGTTAGGATTTTTTTGCGCTCATGCTGATTGATCGCTAACAACTTAGCAATTTCATCAAAGTTGTCTTTGAACTTGGATTGGTCTAACATCATGATAGTATCCGAATTATTGATAATACTATCCTTAACCACTGCATTACCGATAATATCCCCCAGTTCCTGGGTTACAACTATGGCTTCACCCCAAAATTTTCTTACTGTCTTGTACAGGTACAAAATGTAACTTGCCATTAAAGGGGATGCTATCGCCTTCCATGCTTCTTCAATAATTAGCGCTTTTCGCTGTTGGGTTCGGAAACGCATTTTTTGAATAAATACGTCCATAATGATTAAGGTTACAATGGGGAATAAAATCTTATGCTCCTTAATACTGTCGATTTCGAAGACAACGAAAGGTTCTGTAAATAAGGAATTGTCCGCTTCTTCATTCAGGATAGCTTCAAACTCTCCGCCTTTATAGAACTTCTTTAGCACAAACCGGAACTCGTCTATGTCGAAGGGTATCCTTTCTTGCTGCTTTATCTCGGGAATTTTGTACAAAGCATACTCATAGAATGAGTTAAAGCTTAGTTCAACAACATTTTTTCTTTTAAAATCTTCTTTCGCTTCTTGCCTTGCGGCAGACAACAGTTGATAATATAATTCTTCTGTCTCTGCTTCCCTTAAACACAAAATTTCATTACCTATCAAATGGTTATAAATCCGTTCATATTCCCTTTCATAAAAGCTGATTTTCTCGTCGTCTGAACCCTGAAAATTGGCAGCTATACCCTTTGCCTCTTGTTCAATTGCATTTAGGTCTAAGGCTGCTTTTGCTTGTTCGGTAAAATCAATTTCAGCAGCTTCACGCTCTGCCTCGAATTGAATTTGATTAATTTGTTCGTCGGTTAAATCAATAAAAAGTGGCTTACCAAAGAAGTTGCTATAGTAGGCGGAAATGCATTGTGCAATTACGTCACTCTCAACCTGGTTCACCGTCCCTTCCGCACCTTTCCATAGCAAGCTGATAAGCGTTTTTAAGAAGTCTTTTTTCTCAATGTTGTATTCTCCTTCGCTGATCGCAAAAGGGTTCATTGTGATTGGCTTATCTTCCGAATAAGTGATATACTTACCACCATAATAGGAACATAGACCCGAATAAGAGTGCCCAGTATCGACAATAACAACATCCATTTGCCATTTAGGATTAGGAGACTTATTATACATGCAATACTGCTCAATTAAGGCGTTCATAAAAAAGGATTTGCCCGAACCGCTCGGGCCAAGAACAAACTTATTCCTGTTGTTTATCCTGTTTGTCTGCATTGGCAAATCTGCGGGGTCAATAGCTACGGGTATGCCCTGTCTATCAGTAAAGCGAATTTGAAAGCCGCTCAATTCATCTTTACTTAGGGCTTCCTTAAAAAAAAAGCAGAGTGCAGCATCAGCGGTTGTAAGGAAAAGATCATACTCGTCTAACTCAACCGTATTGCAGGGCATTGCAGTCCTGAACAGTTCCATTTGATTGTAAGCGTTCTTATTCGGAATAATGCCAAGCTGCTCAAACAATGAACTTTCGATATAATTACAGGTTTGCTGAATGGTTTCTAATGGGGCGCAAACCAAAAAATTGAAATGACAGTAGACAAGCATTTGGTTTTCCCTGGCTATGTCCACCATTAGGTCGTCAATATCCTCAACACACATATTATTAGCAGGGTCTGGAATACCTGAATGCCTTTTCCTTTTGAGTTCCAATTTTCTTTGAGTGAAATTTTGGGCAGGTATATCAATTACCTGATTATATATGATGGTTTGGTACCCAGGGACGTTGTAAAGGAAACCCATAGTATCGAGTGGAAAACCTTTTAGGCTATCTTTATCATTTCGTTCGACATGGGTTGAAATTTTTTCCGGCAAATCAATCTTGTCAATATCAATCAGTGGAACACTGCGTACTGCTCGGTCGCCCATCTTAATTTCAACATCGGTTGCGAGCAAATTATTCAGGGAAACATGATTGGTGCTGAAATTCATGCTAAGAATGCGCTTAACATACAGGTCAATTTCATTACCACTAAGAATTTTGGGCAATAGATTATTCCTTTTTAAAAGGTCTTCCAGTTTACCGATGTTTTGTTCAAAATCTTTAAAATGCTTGTTATTATAAGTAAAGAATGTGCCTCGCTTTGCTTTTCGGGTAACTACCAAAAATGTAGTGAGGTCTGTATATTCTCTGCCGTTAAAATGTTCGTCGTACTTCTTTTGCAAGTACTCGGTACTATCGGACTTGTTATATATCTTTTTAGTTAAGATATCTTGTTTTTGGATTACGTACCCCTCGCCTAAAATCTTAATAATATTCACATATAATTGGTGTGAAGTATCATAGGCGCTTGGGTCTGCTGAATATTGTAAAACGGGATTGTTAAGCTGGAATATAACGCCATAATCCCCTTTCAGGTTGTAAATAGTGGGATACTTCCCGGTTTCCTCTATTCCGAAGTACGGTAAGGTAAACTCTGTTTTGCGTTTTTGTGCCATCTTGTCAACTTTCTAAAATCAGTACGGAACCTAAATACACCTCTATGCCTTGTCTTAAAATGTAAGCCTTTCTTTTGTTGCTGCGCGGTGAAAATCAATCCACCAACAAAACCCGCAACACAAATAAATCCCCCGTATGCCATACTGGTTAAGCTGCCGATTACACCACCTGCAACCAAACTTATGACGAGGGCACCTACACCCCAACCGATGAATTTTCCTTGAAAACCACGATAAATAAGGGGCTTTTGAAGCCCCTTATAAATGTTGAACTGTTTAGCCATTAGACACCAAAGAATGCTTTGATTATAACGCCTACCAGTACCAGGAAAAGGCAAGAACCGCCCCAACCCATGATTTCTTTATTGATGTCCTGATCTCCGCTGTTCCATTTGATGTAAACGCGAACACCTCCAATGATACCAACAACAGCACCGATTGCAAGACAAAGGGTAGAAACTGGGTCAACATATTGACGTAAAGAGGTATTGGCAGCATTGATACCAGTAACACCATCTTGTGCCATTGCTTGAGTTCCAGAGATTGCTACTAAGATTGCCATTGCAACTGCGCTTTTCACTTTGTTTGACATTTTCATAACAGATAAAAATTAATGGATTAAAAAATTATAGATTTTAAGATTTGTGGAATTTTGAAGTAGACTGATAGGTTAACTATCATATCATTTGAACCTGGTTGACTGCAGCCAACCTTAATGCTATCAAAACGAGCTGCGGATCTTCGAACCGGTTTTGAATTTTGCTATCAATCATTCGCCTGGCCTGACCTGATCGGTGACCGCTCCGGCTTTGATCTGATAGCATTTTAGTTAAACACCATACATCGCCCCCATGATAACGGCAATTAGTTGTAAGAAAATAAAGGCTCCCAACCAACCCATTACCTGTGCATCAATATGATGCTTTCCCGATTGCCAATTATTGTAAACTCTTAAGCCACCAACTAACCCGAATATTGCACCAAGAATGGAAGCGGTGTATGTTAACGCATGGTATTGACTTTTGACCATCCTTGTAGCATCGCCAAATTCTTGAATACCGGGGGGCTGCGCGTTCACTTGAAAAACAAGGCAATAAAAAAGGGCTGTTAGAATAGCAGCCCTTATAAAGTAGATTTTTTTATGGTTTCGCATGTTAGAAAACTATCTGACGTTTATAATCAATGGTATTATTTTGGGCCAGTTTTATGACCTCCGACATTGAAGTTGTGCCACCGGTTGAAGTATTGATATTATGAGATATTATATTTAGTTCCTCCGTATCTTCATCCTCTCGCTCCCAAACAGCGTTAGTGGTGCCTTCTTCAAACTCGTCAGGTATTTCAATGGGAACAGGAACTAACTCTTCAAAGTGCTCTACTTCTGTAGTCTGCACATCTTCACTAAAAGTAAGTTCATCCCCTGCACTGGTGGTTGCAGTGACTGTTTTACTTTTCATTAAGTCCATAAGTACCATTAATAAATAATAGGCTGCATAAACTGCTATAAGCACTATTGTAAATTTCGACCAACTCATATCTATATCTCCTTAAGTGAATTTTTTAGCGAATTTTTAATTAGTGTTTTAAAATCAGGTCGGGTTTCAAAAAAGTCTTCTAATAAGAAATTGATAAATTGAACTACGTTAATCTTTAAAGCCGGACTAAGCTTGTTTAGAATAGCCATATGTTTATCATCGAACCTGATAAGCATTTTTGTTTGACCCGATACTTTCAGAGAGGATATTTGCTGTATCAAACCTGACAAGTCCTGCCCTTCGCTAATCTCATTTGAGATTAACACACCAGGCGGTGATAGCTCTTTTGCTGCTTCTGCGGCCACCCCGTCAACAACTGTTCCGGCAGCACCTCCGTTTAGCTTGCTTTCCCTCTCCCTTCTTATTTTTTCTGTGATCTCTTTTATACCGCCTTCCATATACCATTATGTTTATTGATGAACTCATTAAAAATTAACTCAAATACTGGCGATACTACTTGAATGATACTGGGGGAGTTTCAAAAGTAGAGATACGCTGAAAATCTATCCTTTCGGGTAACGGCTTAGTAATGGCACCGAAGTTTGAGAACACATTGTTAACGCTTTCCAGGGTTTCGTACTTAACTGTTGTTTTTATACGATTCGGTATAAAAACAATTTTTGCTTGATCATTCAGTTGCTTAACTACTTCGGAAAAATCAATAGTAGCTCCAACTGAAAATTCGTCATAAGAAAAGGGGCAGATGATTAAATCTACCCCCTGAAAAATTGGTATAAGTGTATCATTTTCGATATTCCCTGCTACATCTAAAATTGTGATCAATCCTTCTTTTTCCTTTACAATTTCCTTGATGGTACTGAACTGCTCCATTTCTGCTGCTTCAACCTCATACAGCGGATTGTTCTCTAATACCTTTGATGCCTGAACCTTATTGTAAATTGACCTTTGGTTATCCATATCAAATATGACAACCTCTTTATTCTGAACTAACGAAAGGTAGTTGGCGAATAAAACGGCAAGGGTAGATTTACCTACACCGCCTTTTTGATTTGCGAATAGTATAATCATATGGGTTTCGTTTATCTTGTGTTAATTCTTGCTTTCCTCACTCTGCGCCTATTCCTACCGTTGATTTGTTCATCATCAACATCGTCAGCTATACTCAAATCGAAATTTTGCATAGCGCCTAAAATGGCTGATTCTTCATAATTTAATTCGGCAACCGCTGCGCTACGTTCGTTCGGTTCATTTTTCGATTGCTGAACATCAATTTCGGTCTGCTCTGAAAAGGGAATAACTTTTTCTTTTTGCGGTAATTCTAAACCTGAATGCTTTGCCAATAAATTCAAGTCTGTTTGATTAAGTACCCTTTCAGCATCAATCATAAATCCGGTTTTTTTATCTAATATGAATAGGCTTTTATCAGATACATGAGCTTCAATGTGGTGTCTGCTCAACCCCTCTCCAACCGAATTAAATTCATGAAGTGCTGATTTTAATAGAATGCTTATCAATGCTAACCTCTCCTGGGAAATGGTATTAAATGAAATATTTGCCATTCCTTGGCGAAAGATTTTTTGAGAAGCTTCTTTTTCCTTAAATCCGTCAACCTTAATTTCTAAATTACCTATGGAAGATTGAGGTTGCTTGCGGTACCGGGAATGGTCGAGAAATAACTTTAACGGCATTATATCACTTCCCTTAAAAACAGCTTTGCTGTTATGATCTATGATGCTATAGCCATAAGGTGGTAAACCCTTTTTTCCATGAAAAACTATATCGATTCCAAATTTTTGCTTTAGACCCTGAACCAAATCAGAAGTGTACCCTATGGGCTTTTTATCATCCTTATATTTGGTGGGTTCATAAATTACCTTTAAGGAAGGGTCGGCTAACGAACTATATTTTTCAAATATCGCCTTCAATTGCCTGATTCGGCTTTCGTCTTTTACGCTTAGTGTTATTCGCTCGTTGATCTTGTCAATAGAAATGCGTTGCTGGATATCGTCAAACTTCCTTAAGGCTATTTCTTTATCGTCATGGGTAACAATATATCCCTGCTGCTCAAACAGTAACTTGAACTGGGCTACGGTCGAAATACTATAATCGAAAGCACGATTAATCAACTTATCGGTTGACAGCTTAATATCATTTTGTAAAATCTTTTGCACTGCTGCATAGGCACGCTTATACTCAAAAGCATCGGATATTTTCTTGCCCTCACTATCAATGCGACTGCTTACTAAATGAACATGGTTGTTATTGGTATCTTTATGAAAAACGATTAAGTAAGGGTTATCGCCATAGCCCATTTCCTTTAAAAAGGCATCTGCAAATCCTGTTAGTTGATGCTTATCATATTCCCTGCCTTTACAGGTAATAACAGCATGGAATTGTTGATCTTTAACTTTTGAATTAGTTGATGAATGAAATATAAGGTAGTTCTTATACTCCTCCGGCAATACATTTGTGACCGCTTGCAGGTAGCCGAAATTTTTCACCTTCATCAGCTCTCCCAGGTCTTTATCAGTTTTCTTAGTATTGTAGCTTACCCCATTAAATTTACTGCTGCTGTTTAGAATTTTTACTATCATTTGGCTTCTTCATTACCCTATACATCTGTCTCAAAACCTTATGAATTTCTGCTTGAAAGTCCAGATACTCTGTCATTAGCTTACTATGTTCCTCAAAAATTTTAGGCGATAGAGTATTATTTTTGCTAACCGTATTTGCGTGTTTAGCTAACTGGTTAATGTTATTACCCACTTTTCCTAAAGCGCCACCCAGTTCTGAAAGGGTGATAACTACATCTTTGGTTATTAAAAAGCTTTGGTCTTCCAACACACGCTTAATAAAAAGGTCAGTACGGTTTATTCCTGTTTCCTTTTCAATTTTAGCAAGTGTTTTATGCTGTTCTTCGGTCAACCGAAGGTGGGCCTGTTTAATCTTTTGGCCTTGGTGTTTAACTGGTCGCCCCCCTTTGTTTCTGTTCATAGGCTTGTATTTTGGTTTCAGAAAAATGAGTCGCGAATTTTTCTCTACCCCTATTTTTAAAATTTATGAGGTACGAATGGATTTTAATGATAGGCAAGTTCGTTTGGTGGGTCGTAAATCCCGGAGGGTTTACGATACACAAAAACACAACTTGCATTAACAAACTCAACATTTACGATTGGGCATTGAATACACCTAAATCCCAGTATGATATAGGTATAAATAAATAATTGCCTATGCGAAGCACATACCCTGATTGATGAAATAGTCAGATATACAGATAGACAGCTATTTAGATAGCCAAATATTCAACTATATAACTATTCGCTTATCTACATATGGTACTTTCTGAAATTTCAAAAAGTTAAATATTCCAATATTTGGATATACATATATCCGGCTATAGAGATAGGTAACTATTCGCCTGCAGGCACTTTAGTTAAGGTAATTAATTGTGTTTAGGATTGGCCGTCGGTAGTATCGGCAAAAAGAAAAGTATAAAGGTATTTGGAAATTTTTGGTAGTACAGGCAGTGGCATTTGAAGCCTTATGTTAACTCATTAACGCTGCCTGTATATAGTAATTCGGGAATACTCACGTAGGTATCTACATACCTGCCAAAACTGGCTGCCTATGGTTCATTAAAAAACAATCTGATTCATTTCTCGAATGAATATTAGAGTGAGTTTAACTGCATCATAATTCTCGGCTCCGCACCGAAAACGCTTCTTCCCCCAATGTCAAAGATCAAGATTTCGAATTAGAAATAGTTAACTATTTGCCTATTCGGATATACAAATATATAGCTTTGCTATATTTTGTAAGCAGATTGATTCAATTTGCTATATTATTTTATTTTAACTAACTGTTAACCAATAAAATAAAATTATCTGTTGTAACTGTTAACGCTATTTTGAAAATCAGATGGGAGATTATGGCTTTCGCCTTCTTTTTGAGGCTTTTTTACCTTTCAGTAGAACAAGAGTAGCAGCAAGCAAGTAGTATGCGATAACTGCTATCACTGAAAGGTAAGGCTCCATTTTTGCTTTTCAATTAAATAGGTTAAAACAAAGATGGGGCTTCATGGAGTGGATGTAAATACGCTAAAAGTACGATTCAACGTATGAAAAAGTACTATTTTAGGTACTACGTAGAACTACGTAGTATGATGTAAGAAACTGATTTACAATGCTTAATTAAATATACGTATAAATGACTATCCATCTATACGCATATTCAACTATCGGGATATATGAATTTCGCCTTTTAAAGTTCTGATTAATTCAACCTTGTTTCTTGCCCCCGTTTTGGTGAACATTTTTTGTACATGGGTAGTTACTGTTCGTTCTTGAATAAATAGCTTATCGGCAATTTCCTTATATTTAAGACCGTCAGTAATTAATGCTGCAACTTCAACCTCTCGAGGGCTTAAATTGAAACGCTTGCAGTTATCTATAAATGCATCGGAATGCCCGTCTTCTTTTACGGCCAGTAAAAGAGATTCTAATTGCTTCGCCTCTTCCCTTGACTGTTTGATAGCTTCCCAGATAAACAGTCCGGTAATAAAGA
Proteins encoded in this window:
- a CDS encoding relaxase/mobilization nuclease domain-containing protein, translating into MIVKILNSSSKFNGVSYNTKKTDKDLGELMKVKNFGYLQAVTNVLPEEYKNYLIFHSSTNSKVKDQQFHAVITCKGREYDKHQLTGFADAFLKEMGYGDNPYLIVFHKDTNNNHVHLVSSRIDSEGKKISDAFEYKRAYAAVQKILQNDIKLSTDKLINRAFDYSISTVAQFKLLFEQQGYIVTHDDKEIALRKFDDIQQRISIDKINERITLSVKDESRIRQLKAIFEKYSSLADPSLKVIYEPTKYKDDKKPIGYTSDLVQGLKQKFGIDIVFHGKKGLPPYGYSIIDHNSKAVFKGSDIMPLKLFLDHSRYRKQPQSSIGNLEIKVDGFKEKEASQKIFRQGMANISFNTISQERLALISILLKSALHEFNSVGEGLSRHHIEAHVSDKSLFILDKKTGFMIDAERVLNQTDLNLLAKHSGLELPQKEKVIPFSEQTEIDVQQSKNEPNERSAAVAELNYEESAILGAMQNFDLSIADDVDDEQINGRNRRRVRKARINTR
- a CDS encoding DUF4133 domain-containing protein, whose amino-acid sequence is MAKQFNIYKGLQKPLIYRGFQGKFIGWGVGALVISLVAGGVIGSLTSMAYGGFICVAGFVGGLIFTAQQQKKGLHFKTRHRGVFRFRTDFRKLTRWHKNAKQSLPYRTSE
- a CDS encoding TraG family conjugative transposon ATPase, whose amino-acid sequence is MAQKRKTEFTLPYFGIEETGKYPTIYNLKGDYGVIFQLNNPVLQYSADPSAYDTSHQLYVNIIKILGEGYVIQKQDILTKKIYNKSDSTEYLQKKYDEHFNGREYTDLTTFLVVTRKAKRGTFFTYNNKHFKDFEQNIGKLEDLLKRNNLLPKILSGNEIDLYVKRILSMNFSTNHVSLNNLLATDVEIKMGDRAVRSVPLIDIDKIDLPEKISTHVERNDKDSLKGFPLDTMGFLYNVPGYQTIIYNQVIDIPAQNFTQRKLELKRKRHSGIPDPANNMCVEDIDDLMVDIARENQMLVYCHFNFLVCAPLETIQQTCNYIESSLFEQLGIIPNKNAYNQMELFRTAMPCNTVELDEYDLFLTTADAALCFFFKEALSKDELSGFQIRFTDRQGIPVAIDPADLPMQTNRINNRNKFVLGPSGSGKSFFMNALIEQYCMYNKSPNPKWQMDVVIVDTGHSYSGLCSYYGGKYITYSEDKPITMNPFAISEGEYNIEKKDFLKTLISLLWKGAEGTVNQVESDVIAQCISAYYSNFFGKPLFIDLTDEQINQIQFEAEREAAEIDFTEQAKAALDLNAIEQEAKGIAANFQGSDDEKISFYEREYERIYNHLIGNEILCLREAETEELYYQLLSAARQEAKEDFKRKNVVELSFNSFYEYALYKIPEIKQQERIPFDIDEFRFVLKKFYKGGEFEAILNEEADNSLFTEPFVVFEIDSIKEHKILFPIVTLIIMDVFIQKMRFRTQQRKALIIEEAWKAIASPLMASYILYLYKTVRKFWGEAIVVTQELGDIIGNAVVKDSIINNSDTIMMLDQSKFKDNFDEIAKLLAINQHERKKILTINQLDNHENRGRFKEVYIRRGATGEVYGVEVALEQYLIYTTEKPEKTAVECYSHYYGSYVQGIERFVIDLKRSGLKLPQFFKEVNSKRKPLYADEEVQRELLLVG
- a CDS encoding ParA family protein, which encodes MIILFANQKGGVGKSTLAVLFANYLSLVQNKEVVIFDMDNQRSIYNKVQASKVLENNPLYEVEAAEMEQFSTIKEIVKEKEGLITILDVAGNIENDTLIPIFQGVDLIICPFSYDEFSVGATIDFSEVVKQLNDQAKIVFIPNRIKTTVKYETLESVNNVFSNFGAITKPLPERIDFQRISTFETPPVSFK
- a CDS encoding plasmid mobilization protein produces the protein MNRNKGGRPVKHQGQKIKQAHLRLTEEQHKTLAKIEKETGINRTDLFIKRVLEDQSFLITKDVVITLSELGGALGKVGNNINQLAKHANTVSKNNTLSPKIFEEHSKLMTEYLDFQAEIHKVLRQMYRVMKKPNDSKNSKQQQ
- a CDS encoding DUF4134 domain-containing protein, with protein sequence MSNKVKSAVAMAILVAISGTQAMAQDGVTGINAANTSLRQYVDPVSTLCLAIGAVVGIIGGVRVYIKWNSGDQDINKEIMGWGGSCLFLVLVGVIIKAFFGV
- a CDS encoding DUF4134 family protein — its product is MRNHKKIYFIRAAILTALFYCLVFQVNAQPPGIQEFGDATRMVKSQYHALTYTASILGAIFGLVGGLRVYNNWQSGKHHIDAQVMGWLGAFIFLQLIAVIMGAMYGV